From the genome of Nilaparvata lugens isolate BPH unplaced genomic scaffold, ASM1435652v1 scaffold6102, whole genome shotgun sequence, one region includes:
- the LOC120356189 gene encoding paired amphipathic helix protein Sin3a-like, producing the protein MDINIVLLLQVHKSLRNIDIYENFLRCLVLFNENMISRAELLSLVSPFLCRSPDLLQWFKCFIGETGSTSNPSQSGNDYSLDSHNSMMSSVNRQDRPPGEFAMEIDFSTCKRLGASYCAVPKDYVIPNVVEDLSSAEKY; encoded by the exons ATGGACATTAACATTGTTTTGTTGTTGCAGGTTCACAAATCCTTGCGCAACATTGACATTTACGAGAACTTTTTAAGATGTCTCGTTCTGTTCAATGAGAACATGATATCTCGCGCGGAACTGTTGAGTCTTGTGTCTCCGTTCCTGTGTCGCAGTCCGGATCTATTGCAATGGTTCAAATGCTTCATTGGCGAAACCGGATCCACCTCCAATCCATCCCAGTCTGGCAATGACTATTCGCTCGATAGTCACAACTCTATGATGTCTTCTGTTAATCGCCAGGACAGACCTCCCGGTGAATTCGCTATGGAGATCG ATTTCTCTACTTGCAAACGTCTTGGCGCCAGCTACTGCGCTGTTCCAAAGGACTACGTTATCCCAAATGTAGTGGAAGATCTCAGCTCTGCAGAGAAGTATTGA